From the genome of Verrucomicrobiia bacterium, one region includes:
- a CDS encoding bifunctional nuclease domain-containing protein: MKNDVVPVQIRGILPANSGCALFVGNDEKVFVINVEPNMGAIIGMFLRETPKERPLTHDLIQSIFKGFSINVERVVITELRNSTYFARLILQQQNELARKIVEIDARPSDCLALATAQKKPIYVASSLFEQVEDMSEVLDRINESGSAEAE; the protein is encoded by the coding sequence ATGAAGAACGATGTTGTGCCGGTTCAAATACGCGGAATCCTGCCGGCGAACAGCGGGTGCGCGCTGTTTGTGGGCAATGACGAAAAGGTATTCGTCATTAACGTCGAGCCGAACATGGGCGCCATCATCGGCATGTTTCTGCGGGAAACCCCCAAAGAGCGCCCTCTGACGCATGACCTCATTCAAAGCATCTTTAAGGGCTTCAGCATCAATGTCGAGCGGGTCGTCATTACCGAATTGCGCAATTCCACGTATTTTGCGCGCCTCATCTTGCAGCAGCAAAACGAACTCGCTCGGAAGATCGTCGAAATCGACGCGCGCCCAAGCGATTGCCTGGCCCTGGCGACAGCGCAGAAGAAGCCGATTTACGTGGCCTCATCGCTCTTCGAGCAGGTCGAGGACATGAGCGAGGTGCTCGACCGCATCAATGAGAGCGGCAGCGCCGAGGCCGAGTAG
- the holA gene encoding DNA polymerase III subunit delta — translation MPAAVARNTAPFLLVCGEDEFAVKRRAKEIYLEWTQELGGMDHEIINGTVSNSGEALKALGRLRESIQTLPFFGSAKVIWLQNCNFLGDERAATAQAVTEALSSLAQELKEFSWESVRLLVSATKTDKRKVFYKTADKIGKVESFAGWSVDDRDWAEQAEVWARRGLRSRGKEVSDEALAELVSRVGPNARQLDNEIEKVALYVGDRKEVRLEDVMDICTQNKTARAFALGDALGDRDLPRLLRRLDEELWEVKLDPQKSEIGLLYGLISKIRAMLLLKEMVREGWVKPDVDYGRFKAQLERVPAEQMPQDRRLNPLSINPYVLYKALPQTKRYTQAELVRAMEVLLNCNQQLVSSGLDESLVLQQALVQVAGSGLV, via the coding sequence ATGCCTGCTGCCGTTGCCAGGAATACCGCTCCTTTCCTGCTGGTCTGCGGGGAGGATGAGTTTGCCGTCAAGCGGCGGGCCAAGGAGATTTACCTCGAGTGGACTCAGGAACTGGGAGGAATGGACCATGAAATCATCAACGGCACGGTCTCGAATAGCGGCGAGGCCCTGAAGGCCCTTGGCCGCCTGAGGGAATCCATCCAGACCCTGCCATTTTTCGGAAGCGCCAAAGTTATTTGGCTGCAGAATTGCAATTTCCTGGGTGACGAGCGGGCAGCCACCGCCCAGGCGGTGACCGAAGCCCTCAGTAGCCTGGCTCAGGAACTCAAGGAGTTCTCGTGGGAATCGGTTCGGCTGCTCGTCAGCGCCACGAAAACTGACAAACGGAAAGTGTTTTATAAAACCGCCGATAAAATCGGCAAGGTCGAGAGTTTCGCCGGGTGGTCTGTGGATGATCGGGACTGGGCCGAGCAGGCGGAGGTTTGGGCCAGGCGAGGGTTGCGAAGCCGTGGCAAGGAGGTTTCCGACGAAGCGCTAGCCGAATTGGTCAGCCGGGTCGGGCCCAATGCGCGCCAACTTGATAATGAAATCGAGAAAGTGGCGCTGTACGTGGGCGACCGCAAGGAGGTCAGACTAGAAGATGTAATGGACATCTGCACGCAGAACAAGACGGCCCGTGCCTTCGCGCTGGGTGACGCCCTGGGCGACCGGGATTTGCCTCGTTTGCTGCGCCGGCTGGACGAGGAGTTGTGGGAAGTAAAGCTGGACCCGCAAAAATCGGAGATCGGCCTTCTCTATGGACTGATCTCGAAAATTCGGGCGATGCTTCTACTCAAAGAAATGGTGCGCGAAGGTTGGGTGAAGCCCGATGTCGATTATGGCCGCTTCAAGGCTCAACTTGAACGGGTGCCGGCGGAGCAAATGCCGCAGGACCGGCGTCTCAATCCATTGTCTATCAATCCGTATGTGCTGTACAAGGCCCTGCCGCAGACCAAGCGCTACACCCAGGCGGAATTGGTGCGGGCAATGGAAGTTTTGTTGAACTGCAACCAACAGTTGGTTTCCAGCGGGCTCGATGAATCATTGGTGCTGCAACAGGCCTTGGTCCAGGTCGCAGGAAGCGGGCTTGTATGA
- a CDS encoding STAS domain-containing protein, producing the protein MSTPSARMLVLVGERFACIKIQGRANFSSSIDFRTLLNELHQKGYNYFVLDLSECLLMDSTFLGVLAGFGLKMRTGPKEASVPQIELMNPNARITELLENLGVLHLFRVNQGSLPKCAEAPAPEAASSTREEVTRACLEAHEILMAINPQNISKFKDLTQFLAEDLKKMSAGRQEGA; encoded by the coding sequence ATGAGCACACCGTCAGCCCGAATGCTTGTGTTGGTGGGAGAGCGCTTTGCCTGCATTAAGATTCAGGGCCGGGCAAATTTTTCTTCCAGCATCGATTTCAGGACGCTGCTCAATGAGCTGCATCAAAAGGGCTACAATTATTTCGTGCTCGACCTTTCCGAGTGCCTGCTGATGGATAGCACCTTCCTAGGTGTGTTGGCCGGATTCGGTCTCAAAATGCGGACTGGACCGAAGGAAGCTTCGGTCCCGCAAATCGAGTTGATGAATCCCAATGCGCGGATTACGGAGTTGCTGGAAAACCTGGGTGTTCTTCACCTCTTTAGGGTTAATCAGGGCTCTTTGCCCAAGTGCGCCGAGGCCCCGGCCCCGGAAGCGGCCTCTTCCACCCGCGAAGAGGTCACGCGCGCCTGCCTCGAGGCCCATGAGATTTTGATGGCGATAAACCCCCAAAACATCTCAAAGTTCAAAGACCTCACCCAATTCCTGGCTGAGGACCTGAAGAAAATGAGCGCAGGCCGCCAGGAGGGGGCTTAA
- a CDS encoding alcohol dehydrogenase catalytic domain-containing protein, with protein sequence MRAQAAIADGHGRFTLESIEVANPVQDEVLVEIRAAGICHTDHASLNWKRPLVMGHEGAGVVRAVGPLVRHVRSGDAVVLNWAVPCGACFQCLRGEAVLCEESRPAYVMEQSSAHAHPEGTFWNGRPVERSFNLGTLSSLALVRAPAVTLLPPDVPFTSACIVGCGVMTGFGSAINVAKIVPGSSVAVIGCGGVGLNIIQAARLSGAERIVAIDLSQSRLDQAKRFGATDTLVAGSLDAQFEGLTRKVKAMTGGRGVDYAFEATAAPAMAFAPLRLARNGGMALQVSGINEAVSVPMPWFMWNKTYVTPLYGNCVPGRDFPKIFEYYRRGQLKLDELITRTYALENLADALDDMIAGRNAKGVIEFR encoded by the coding sequence ATGCGCGCTCAGGCAGCCATCGCGGATGGTCATGGCCGCTTCACCCTCGAAAGCATTGAGGTGGCAAACCCTGTCCAAGACGAGGTTCTCGTCGAAATCCGTGCAGCAGGGATTTGCCACACAGACCACGCGTCGTTGAACTGGAAGAGGCCCCTGGTGATGGGCCACGAAGGGGCCGGCGTGGTCCGGGCCGTGGGCCCTTTGGTTCGGCATGTCCGTTCCGGGGATGCCGTTGTCTTGAATTGGGCGGTTCCTTGTGGGGCCTGTTTCCAATGCCTGCGCGGCGAGGCCGTCTTATGCGAAGAGAGCAGACCCGCTTATGTGATGGAACAATCCAGCGCCCATGCCCATCCGGAAGGAACCTTTTGGAACGGAAGACCGGTCGAACGGTCCTTCAATCTCGGGACCCTCTCGAGCCTGGCCCTGGTGCGCGCCCCGGCCGTTACCTTGCTGCCACCCGATGTGCCCTTTACCTCGGCGTGCATCGTCGGTTGCGGTGTCATGACCGGTTTTGGCTCCGCAATTAATGTGGCCAAGATTGTGCCGGGGAGTTCAGTGGCTGTTATCGGCTGCGGCGGTGTGGGACTCAACATTATTCAGGCGGCGCGCTTGAGCGGCGCCGAGCGCATCGTGGCTATTGATTTGAGCCAATCCCGGCTCGACCAGGCCAAGCGCTTTGGCGCAACAGACACCCTGGTCGCCGGCTCATTGGATGCTCAATTCGAGGGGCTGACCCGGAAAGTCAAAGCGATGACAGGCGGGCGCGGCGTGGATTACGCATTCGAAGCGACCGCGGCGCCCGCGATGGCCTTTGCCCCGCTGCGCCTGGCGCGCAATGGCGGCATGGCCCTGCAGGTCAGCGGCATCAACGAGGCCGTCTCGGTGCCGATGCCCTGGTTTATGTGGAACAAAACCTACGTAACACCTCTCTATGGCAACTGCGTGCCGGGCCGCGATTTTCCGAAGATTTTCGAATATTACCGCAGGGGCCAGCTCAAGCTGGATGAGCTGATCACCCGGACCTATGCCCTCGAAAACCTGGCCGATGCCCTCGATGACATGATTGCGGGCCGCAACGCCAAGGGCGTTATCGAGTTCCGCTAG